In bacterium, a genomic segment contains:
- a CDS encoding helix-turn-helix transcriptional regulator codes for MESKKLYNRIGLLRQERGVSRKELAEAIGVNYQTVGYLEREEYNPSLGLAFRISEFFGLPVDFIFSTEPMKPLSEELFKLKKKRGDD; via the coding sequence ATGGAATCGAAAAAACTTTATAATCGAATCGGGCTACTAAGACAGGAGAGAGGAGTCTCGCGGAAAGAACTCGCCGAAGCTATCGGCGTTAACTACCAAACCGTAGGCTATCTCGAACGCGAGGAGTATAACCCGAGTTTGGGCCTCGCATTCCGAATTAGCGAGTTTTTCGGTCTGCCGGTCGATTTCATCTTCTCGACCGAACCGATGAAACCGCTCAGCGAAGAACTTTTCAAACTTAAAAAAAAAAGAGGTGACGACTAA